Proteins from one Nerophis lumbriciformis linkage group LG08, RoL_Nlum_v2.1, whole genome shotgun sequence genomic window:
- the LOC133611362 gene encoding SH2 domain-containing adapter protein F-like isoform X2 produces MAKWLKDYLNFGNRRDPPQPPRPDYSESEILRAYRAQKDLDFEDPYQCSDREPQNVAYDATKVSLPVFPVFGSTLSNGAEVKVLSPKHRLIKVDSQEFGHCKGPLSPVTVQEEPVLPSAPVAPDADTDYSDPFDACPNSRTRPSWEPKSSPSDCCSYMEPFEAQLIISEMQHNKCTSGSASQLYDNPYEERTRQQAKVALKAPQQPAHRLDAGLSPIRESRLPQNDERPADEYDQPWEWKKDNISKALAVQFEGAERERSRVYTEQSRLAKTGGSTTSADSNTLRLVCDALPLLGERVDPYVPLERQVWYHGALSRSEAETLLTLCKESSYLVRNSQTCRNEYSLSLRSCKGFMHMKFTRLADGCFVLGENSPPFATIPEVIHYYTTHKLPIRGAEHMSLLYPVIVQTL; encoded by the exons ATGGCAAAGTGGCTGAAGGACTACCTGAACTTTGGCAACCGGCGTGATCCCCCGCAGCCTCCGAGACCCGACTACAGCGAGAGCGAAATCCTGCGCGCCTACCGAGCCCAGAAGGACCTGGACTTTGAAGACCCGTACCAGTGCTCGGATAGGGAGCCGCAGAATGTTGCTTACGACGCTACCAAAGTGAGCCTGCCCGTGTTCCCTGTCTTTGGATCCACCTTGTCTAACGGTGCAGAG GTCAAAGTGCTGTCCCCCAAACACAGATTGATCAAAGTGGACTCTCAGGAGTTTGGCCACTGTAAGGGTCCTCTGAGTCCTGTCACTGTTCAAGAGGAGCct GTTCTGCCTTCCGCCCCAGTAGCGCCGGACGCAGACACGGACTACTCCGACCCGTTCGACGCCTGCCCAAATTCTAGGACTCGGCCCAGCTGGGAGCCCAAATCCTCCCCATCGGACTGTTGCAGCTACATGGAGCCGTTTGAGGCTCAGCTGATTATTTCAG AAATGCAGCATAACAAGTGCACCAGTGGGAGCGCCAGCCAGCTGTACGACAACCCGTACGAGGAGAGGACCCGCCAGCAGGCCAAAGTTGCCTTGAAGGCGCCGCAGCAGCCCGCCCACAGGCTCGACGCCGGACTTTCCCCCATCAGGGAGAGCAGGCTGCCCCAGAACGACGAGCGGCCGGCCGACGAATACGACCAGCCGTGGGAGTGGAAGAAGGACAACATCTCCAAAGCTCTCGCGG TTCAGTTTGAAGGTGCCGAGAGGGAGCGTTCTCGCGTCTATACGGAGCAGAGCAGGCTCGCAAAGACCGGCGGCTCGACCACGTCAGCGGACTCCAACACACTGCGTCTGGTCTGTGACGCCCTACCCCTTCTGGGGGAGCGTGTGGACCCCTACGTGCCGCTAGAAAGACAAGT ATGGTACCACGGAGCCCTGAGCCGCTCGGAGGCTGAGACCCTGCTGACTTTGTGCAAAGAGAGCTCCTACCTGGTGAGGAACAGCCAGACCTGCCGGAACGAATACTCCCTCTCACTCAG GAGCTGCAAAGGCTTCATGCATATGAAGTTCACTCGCTTGGCCGACGGATGCTTCGTGCTGGGGGAGAACAGCCCGCCCTTCGCCACCATACCGGAGGTTATCCACTACTACACCACACACAAGCTGCCCATCCGGGGGGCCGAGCACATGTCTCTGCTCTACCCCGTCATTGTGCAGACGCTCTGA
- the LOC133611362 gene encoding SH2 domain-containing adapter protein F-like isoform X1, translating into MAKWLKDYLNFGNRRDPPQPPRPDYSESEILRAYRAQKDLDFEDPYQCSDREPQNVAYDATKVSLPVFPVFGSTLSNGAEVKVLSPKHRLIKVDSQEFGHCKGPLSPVTVQEEPVRFKKIHYFPTFRFWGKIIIKVCPSLLPKVLPSAPVAPDADTDYSDPFDACPNSRTRPSWEPKSSPSDCCSYMEPFEAQLIISEMQHNKCTSGSASQLYDNPYEERTRQQAKVALKAPQQPAHRLDAGLSPIRESRLPQNDERPADEYDQPWEWKKDNISKALAVQFEGAERERSRVYTEQSRLAKTGGSTTSADSNTLRLVCDALPLLGERVDPYVPLERQVWYHGALSRSEAETLLTLCKESSYLVRNSQTCRNEYSLSLRSCKGFMHMKFTRLADGCFVLGENSPPFATIPEVIHYYTTHKLPIRGAEHMSLLYPVIVQTL; encoded by the exons ATGGCAAAGTGGCTGAAGGACTACCTGAACTTTGGCAACCGGCGTGATCCCCCGCAGCCTCCGAGACCCGACTACAGCGAGAGCGAAATCCTGCGCGCCTACCGAGCCCAGAAGGACCTGGACTTTGAAGACCCGTACCAGTGCTCGGATAGGGAGCCGCAGAATGTTGCTTACGACGCTACCAAAGTGAGCCTGCCCGTGTTCCCTGTCTTTGGATCCACCTTGTCTAACGGTGCAGAG GTCAAAGTGCTGTCCCCCAAACACAGATTGATCAAAGTGGACTCTCAGGAGTTTGGCCACTGTAAGGGTCCTCTGAGTCCTGTCACTGTTCAAGAGGAGCctgtaagatttaaaaaaatccattATTTCCCCACTTTTAGATTTTGGGGCAAAATCATTATCAAAGTTTGTCCCTCCTTACTCCCTAAGGTTCTGCCTTCCGCCCCAGTAGCGCCGGACGCAGACACGGACTACTCCGACCCGTTCGACGCCTGCCCAAATTCTAGGACTCGGCCCAGCTGGGAGCCCAAATCCTCCCCATCGGACTGTTGCAGCTACATGGAGCCGTTTGAGGCTCAGCTGATTATTTCAG AAATGCAGCATAACAAGTGCACCAGTGGGAGCGCCAGCCAGCTGTACGACAACCCGTACGAGGAGAGGACCCGCCAGCAGGCCAAAGTTGCCTTGAAGGCGCCGCAGCAGCCCGCCCACAGGCTCGACGCCGGACTTTCCCCCATCAGGGAGAGCAGGCTGCCCCAGAACGACGAGCGGCCGGCCGACGAATACGACCAGCCGTGGGAGTGGAAGAAGGACAACATCTCCAAAGCTCTCGCGG TTCAGTTTGAAGGTGCCGAGAGGGAGCGTTCTCGCGTCTATACGGAGCAGAGCAGGCTCGCAAAGACCGGCGGCTCGACCACGTCAGCGGACTCCAACACACTGCGTCTGGTCTGTGACGCCCTACCCCTTCTGGGGGAGCGTGTGGACCCCTACGTGCCGCTAGAAAGACAAGT ATGGTACCACGGAGCCCTGAGCCGCTCGGAGGCTGAGACCCTGCTGACTTTGTGCAAAGAGAGCTCCTACCTGGTGAGGAACAGCCAGACCTGCCGGAACGAATACTCCCTCTCACTCAG GAGCTGCAAAGGCTTCATGCATATGAAGTTCACTCGCTTGGCCGACGGATGCTTCGTGCTGGGGGAGAACAGCCCGCCCTTCGCCACCATACCGGAGGTTATCCACTACTACACCACACACAAGCTGCCCATCCGGGGGGCCGAGCACATGTCTCTGCTCTACCCCGTCATTGTGCAGACGCTCTGA
- the LOC133611221 gene encoding sperm microtubule associated protein 2-like, producing the protein MYVFNLVQFDLHNKSPTSSCSFLFLVLLFKQCAASYAIIMTTRIQQLAQPKPDRLRYPDRRSVHWLDKSPSQRSKLPTENELTPRWAELCRSKTFQTQLLRSPMWKVSESALRAVASERLCRLAQPRGPPPSWQPALPLPTPLRKATQTAVATPRICQLARPKTRPLVAGHGCQLGTPKIPRKATARTELLATPKQEHPKHEGGRPVCWPVSRAARTYVPSQRLVALSSPKQRKSLFEGYKQYGVSSADPSPLRQHL; encoded by the exons atgtatgtatttaatctTGTCCAATTCGACCTCCATAATAAAAGCCCAACGTCGAGTTGTTCATTTCTTTTTCTGGTTCTTTTGTTTAAACAGTGTGCCGCATCCTACGCTATTATCATGACAACCCGCATCCAGCAGCTGGCTCAACCCAAACCCGACCGACTTCGATATCCTGACCG TCGTTCTGTTCACTGGCTGGACAAATCTCCCTCGCAGAGAAGCAAACTTCCCACTGAGAATG AGTTAACACCTCGCTGGGCTGAACTGTGCAGGAGTAAAACATTCCAGACTCAACTctt GCGTTCCCCAATGTGGAAAGTGAGTGAATCAGCTCTCAGGGCCGTAGCGTCGGAGCGGCTGTGTCGTCTTGCCCAGCCCCGGGGCCCCCCGCCTTCTTGGCAGCCGGCCTTACCACTGCCTACCCCT CTGAGGAAGGCAACTCAGACGGCAGTCGCCACTCCTCGGATTTGCCAGCTCGCCCGACCTAAGACGAGGCCCCTTGTTGCGGGTCACGGATGCCAACTCGGTACCCCCAAGATACCCCGGAAAGCTACAGCGCGCACAGAGCTTCTTGCCA CCCCCAAGCAAGAACACCCTAAACACGAAGGTGGGCGTCCAGTGTGCTGGCCCGTGTCCCGAGCGGCCAGAACCTATGTACCCAGTCAAAGACTTGTGGCGCTGTCCAGTCCCAAGCAAAGAAAGTCTCTCTTTGAGGGCTACAAGCAGTATGGGGTTAGCTCTGCAGACCCCTCGCCTCTGAGACAGCACCTCTGA